In Rosa chinensis cultivar Old Blush chromosome 1, RchiOBHm-V2, whole genome shotgun sequence, a genomic segment contains:
- the LOC112189927 gene encoding ETHYLENE INSENSITIVE 3-like 1 protein, with protein sequence MGMFEEMGFCGNLDFLSAAAGVGEVVLEQEPEATVEEDYSDEEMDVDELERRMWRDRILLRRLREQNKGKEGADNARQRQSQEQARRKKMSRAQDGILKYMLKMMEVCKAQGFVYGIIPEKGKPVSGASDNLREWWKDKVRFDRNGPAAISKYQADNSIPGLMEDCISVASTPHTLQELQDTTLGSLLSALMQHCDPPQRRFPLEKGVSPPWWPTGNEEWWPQLNLANQGPPPYKKPHDLKKAWKVSVLTAVIKHMSPDINKIRKLVRQSKCLQDKMTAKESATWLAIIHQEEVMARKMFPDKCPPLSAGGSGSFVISGTSDYDVEGVDDDEQNVEVEDCKPLLNHFNMGSIGQRPQIKGELIETNSDFGKKRKQQQAEEPQMMLNQKVYTCEFLQCPYSDYRIGGFCDITARNNHQMSCPYRNNFSPVFAMPNLLDNDKPAGFPLPVAQAKPAVIQQVNQTSPYNVSGLGLADDGQKMISELMSSYDSNTQHSPNPGNLNAVQDHNHQQAKFQYPVNDNFYGQGMVMDRNNVPEPTPMPMLQQVFPSPEVQFDQCKVFDSAFGNNPNDVIPDLRFGSGSQFSLASPDYNVGNSLLKQDAASSFWYI encoded by the coding sequence ATGGGGATGTTTGAGGAAATGGGTTTCTGTGGAAATCTTGATTTCCTTTCAGCTGCTGCTGGCGTAGGTGAGGTGGTTCTAGAGCAAGAACCAGAGGCAACTGTAGAGGAGGATTATAGTGATGAAGAAATGGATGTTGATGAGCTCGAAAGGAGGATGTGGAGAGATCGGATTCTATTGAGGCGGCTTAGAGAACAAAATAAGGGAAAGGAAGGAGCTGACAATGCAAGGCAGCGCCAATCACAGGAACAAGCTCGGAGGAAGAAGATGTCACGGGCACAAGATGGAATCCTGAAATATATGCTGAAAATGATGGAAGTTTGTAAAGCTCAGGGTTTTGTTTATGGGATTATACCTGAAAAAGGAAAACCAGTGAGTGGTGCCTCTGACAATCTTCGAGAATGGTGGAAGGACAAAGTAAGATTTGATCGTAATGGCCCAGCTGCCATTTCCAAATATCAGGCAGATAATTCAATCCCTGGTTTGATGGAAGACTGCATTTCAGTGGCATCCACTCCACACACCCTGCAGGAGCTCCAGGACACCACTCTTGGTTCACTTTTGTCAGCCCTGATGCAGCACTGTGACCCACCCCAAAGGCGTTTCCCATTGGAGAAGGGTGTTTCCCCACCATGGTGGCCAACTGGTAATGAGGAATGGTGGCCTCAATTGAACTTGGCCAATCAGGGACCTCCCCCATACAAGAAGCCTCATGATCTGAAGAAGGCATGGAAGGTCAGTGTTCTCACAGCTGTGATAAAGCACATGTCACCTGATATTAACAAGATCCGCAAGCTTGTTCGTCAGTCGAAATGTTTGCAGGACAAAATGACTGCTAAGGAAAGTGCCACATGGCTGGCCATTATACACCaggaggaagttatggccaggAAGATGTTCCCTGATAAGTGTCCACCTTTATCTGCTGGTGGGAGCGGATCTTTCGTAATCAGTGGTACCAGTGACTATGATGTTGAAGGGGTTGATGATGATGAACAGAATGTTGAAGTTGAGGATTGCAAACCTCTTCTGAATCACTTCAATATGGGAAGTATTGGACAAAGACCTCAGATTAAGGGAGAGCTTATTGAGACCAACTCGGATTTTGGTAAGAAGAGGAAGCAGCAGCAGGCTGAAGAGCCACAAATGATGCTTAATCAGAAGGTTTACACCTGTGAATTCCTGCAATGCCCATATAGTGATTATCGCATTGGGGGCTTTTGTGACATTACTGCTAGAAACAATCATCAGATGAGTTGCCCATACAGGAATAATTTTTCACCAGTGTTTGCAATGCCAAACTTGCTTGACAATGACAAACCTGCAGGCTTCCCTCTACCAGTTGCTCAAGCTAAGCCAGCAGTTATACAACAGGTGAACCAGACAAGCCCTTACAATGTTTCAGGACTTGGACTTGCAGATGATGGGCAGAAAATGATATCCGAGCTTATGTCATCCTATGATAGCAATACTCAGCACAGCCCGAATCCTGGCAACCTCAATGCTGTACAAGACCACAACCACCAGCAGGCAAAATTTCAGTATCCAGTGAATGATAACTTCTATGGTCAAGGGATGGTTATGGATCGTAACAATGTGCCTGAACCAACACCGATGCCCATGCTTCAACAAGTTTTCCCATCGCCTGAAGTTCAGTTTGATCAGTGCAAGGTATTTGATTCTGCCTTTGGTAACAATCCGAATGATGTTATTCCTGACTTGAGATTTGGATCTGGATCTCAGTTTAGCTTGGCATCGCCGGACTATAATGTTGGTAACTCACTGCTGAAGCAAGATGCTGCATCATCGTTTTGGTACATCTGA